In Petroclostridium xylanilyticum, the genomic stretch TCAAACTTCATACTTTTCTAAACATCAAGCACATCATACGGCTTCACATCTTAGCCATTATGCCAGCACCTGTTGGCCTGAACCTTGAAAATCATGTATAATATCTTCCGGACTTGGAAGGTGTGTGTATCACCTCCTGGGACGGACCTTAGCGGGCCGATTACCCGTGTGAAAGAGTATTTATCCATTCCGGTAAGTCTACATGATTTGGCTGGTTGAGGCCAGCTAATAAGCTGGTTCCTCGTGTCACATGCAAGGTTGTTTGCTTACATGGGAAGGAATGGAGGCTTTTAAGTCCATCAATCTTGTAAAGGAGGCATTTTTAATGAATTTCAGACCCATTGCAGGCATTGATGTGGGCAAGTTCTTCAGTGAGATGGCGATTCTTTCTCCATCCAATGAAGTAATTGCCCGCATGAAGATTCGCCATGATTCCAGTACCGACGTTGAAAGAGCCGTTGAATTGCTGAAAAAAACGGAAAAGGACTTTGATTCAAGGCCTTTCGTCGTCATGGAATCCACCGGGCACTATCACAAAATCCTTTTCCATTCACTTTGTAAAGCTGGATTTGAGGTTTCAGTAACAAACCCCATCCAGACTGATTCTATCAAAAATATTGGAATTAGAAAAGTGAAAAATGATAAAGTGGATGCCCGGAAAATTGCATTGCTCTACAGATTTCAGGAGCTTAAAACTACTAATATCCTCGATGAGGATATTGAATGCTTAAGGAGCCTTTGCCGCCAGTACTACAAGCTCTCTGACGAGCTTACTGCCTACAAAAACAGGTTTACGGGTATTGTTGACCAACTCATGCTAAACTTTAAGGATGTATTCCCCAACATCTTTTCAAAGGCTGCTCTTGCAGTCCTGGAGGTGTATCCTACGCCTGCCCATATTCTTAAGGCTGACAGGAACAAGCTGATTTCAATGATTCAGGAAAAGTCCCACAAAAGCCTTAAATGGGCAACTGAAAAGTATGAGCTTTTGGTCTCCAAGGCCAGAGATTTTGAACCTTTGAGCATTCACAATTCCTCAAATATTGCCATGCTCGGTGTGTACATCTCCATGATCAGAACCCTGGAGGAAAACCTGGAGAAAGTCCTTAAAGCCATCCATAAGCTGATTGATGAGGACCTGGCAAAGGACATGCCTGTACTTGCATTGACGCTTGAACTCTTGCAGAGCATTCCCGGCATAGGCCTTCTGTCTGCTGCCACC encodes the following:
- a CDS encoding IS110 family transposase, which gives rise to MNFRPIAGIDVGKFFSEMAILSPSNEVIARMKIRHDSSTDVERAVELLKKTEKDFDSRPFVVMESTGHYHKILFHSLCKAGFEVSVTNPIQTDSIKNIGIRKVKNDKVDARKIALLYRFQELKTTNILDEDIECLRSLCRQYYKLSDELTAYKNRFTGIVDQLMLNFKDVFPNIFSKAALAVLEVYPTPAHILKADRNKLISMIQEKSHKSLKWATEKYELLVSKARDFEPLSIHNSSNIAMLGVYISMIRTLEENLEKVLKAIHKLIDEDLAKDMPVLALTLELLQSIPGIGLLSAATILAEIGDFSAFKKPGKLVAYFGIDPSVMQSGEFTGTRNKMSKRGSRLLRRVLFTIALANIRTKRDKTACNPVLLEFYQQKCRSKPKKVALGAVMRKLVNYIFAVLRDRKPYQLRSPQEHAKNLAAKHTAA